The genomic window GACTAATGGGTATCCGTAGCCGAAGAAGGGTCGGTAGTAGTAAGGGAAAGTCACTGTAAAGCAAGCACGGATAAGCAGACGCCATATATGCAATGCACACACATTCGGAGCTGGTGGGGTGTGAGTTTTCAACCAACTGAATCGAGCGTTGGAACGTTCACAAAGGCTGGAGAACTGCATACACTGTATGGCGTCGTTCTTCTTTACACGATGCTCCAACAGCACGAACAAAGGCCTAGCGAGACAACCAGAGTCGGAAAAGGTGAGTGATAATTCTTGTCTGTTTTCTCGGAGAGAAAACTAAGGCACTGGCTGAACCATTAATCTTTTTCTTCGTACCTGACATGCCCCCACAGCCATATCGGCAGTAAGCATCCATAAAGCTTGCCGGGGGTCCAATAGGTTGGGGAGGCGGTCCATTAGGAAGCACGGCAGGCGCGAATCCTGTCTGCTTGGGCATCCCAAACAGCCCTCCCGGTTTGGGCTCCAAGCGTCTGACACCTAAATAGCGGTGCGGGCTGTCGCTTGCCTCGGGTAGCTCTCGtcctccctccccctgcAATGGAGAATCTGGTCGAACTACTTTGGTCATGGACTTTACGGTATTTCCACTTGAATCGTACAGTGCAGCTGTTTCttcgccgacgacgaagctGAACCCGCCAGACAAGAGGACAGTTGTGGTACTATCGGTAGGCCCATCGGTTGAACCTGGGTTAGCTGTTGAACGCGAGATACCCGTAACCTGCAGAACAATTTCCGTCGTGTTTTGCTGGCCGACCTCGCCCCACCTCAGCGCCAACGTCCCCATATTTTGGACGGCAAAAAGGGGTATGGCGTTGATGTCCCAGATCGACACAAACGGGGGTGGGACGGTGTCAAGAGGAACCAAGTCCGAGGGTAACACCGTACCCGGGTAGAGATTTCCGACTTCCCTAGCGCCGGCAGAAAATGACGCAGTCTGAGATGAATTTGTCTGAGATAAAGGAACGGCGCTGAAAGGACCTACGCGGCTGTCACCATCTGTGCTATGCTGCCGCAGCCCGAGGAATGGCGATTGGTAGGAACCTGAACCACACAGATATCATAAGAGACTAATATCTGCGCGCATGGATAATATAAACGGGCTGTTAAGCTTCATAGCGGCGAAAATGTACCAGCGAGCGCGGCCAGCAGTCACCATCGTGCGTGCGTTCGGCCGAATTGCCTCCAGCGGGACGCTGGGCAAAACCCTGAGCCAAGCAAGGGATCAGCGCCTTCGGTCGTACGAAGCACCGTCCGTCCTCAAAAATGACACATACAAAGAGTGCACTGGTCCTTCTGCAAGCGTGCGAGGGAAATTGATTGGCTACGTTGAGGTAAGCAGAAGACAGTGGCAACCCGCAAAGTCCCTATCCTAGAATGGGGTTCCACTCGCTGACTCACAGCTCCATATAACGTAGGCAGTtaagcagcagaagcagagagtCGACATGACTACGCATGCCAGGGTCGCAGCAAGCAGCCTGCACTTGTCGCGATCACTCTTCACCTGCGGGAACAAACGAACACAAACCTCTCCGAACAcctgaaaaaagagaagggCTCTCTCCAACGGACTTCTCATGAGCATCTCGGGTAGGAGTGCCGTCCTCTTTCAACCCATCATGACATCCATATCATCCGTTGGCAGCCAGATTGCGGCACGACGTTACTGTAGTACAAGTTTTAGCTCGGCCGTAGCAGCTACGTCTAACGGCCGCACATTTACCTGGGTATCAGCACCACTTTCCGTGACGGCTACCGGGGGTTGTCCATCTGCTAACGGGGGACCATCTTCGAGTGAACGGGGTTCCCCGCTTCTGCAGGGAAAGATCACCATATCCTCGACAATCGGCAGAGGCGTGATCGATGTCTTCATGGTTGCTAGAGTTTGACGCAGCACTAGGAAGCGGGGATGAATACACCTGCCCACCTTGCTATCAGAGGGAGGGCCGAGACGTATAATTTACTCTCAATTTTATGCACGCAGGAGCGTGGCTATAAGGAGCGAATAAAAAGTCAAAAATCACCTACATTCGGAGCAACACCAGTAACCCCGCCCtcttgcgcgccgccgccagcggcttGCCCAACGAGCAGCCCCAGCCCGCCAGACTGAGGTTGCTCTAGCACGAGGTCATCCTAAGCGCCTGCTCACAGGAGTTCCTTTCTTATCTACATTAGTGGGCAAGCGTTGCCCCTACAAGACGAGAAACGAGCGACCAGTTAGGAAGCTTCTCCGTTGTACGCTTTTCCAACATGCGGGCGTAACGCACCTTCCTTGGACACCAGGCGGCCGACAGTAGAGCAACTCTGACAGAAAGCTGAGACATCCTGAGCGGTGGCAACGCTCGGCGCGGGGGACAAACCTATGCGGCAGACCTGCTACTCGTTTAACGGATAAGTGGTCTGTAGGTGCAGTGTGGGAACATGATACTCGCCAGCACGTAATTCTTGGTTCTATTTCCCCGTACAACTAGCGGGACAAGTCAGATCATGCGTGGTTCACGAGAAAATGGGATAAAAACCGCCCTAAATGCATAGGGTTCCTATGGCTGCTGAGCTGTTCGATCACGGACGGTGAAATCAGATGGGTTGCTATGGTTCGGTAACTGTGCGCTGACTGGGACGCAAAGCTGGATAAACATGATCCCATATTCTTTTTCATCTACGGTGCAACATCTGACTTTGGGAGGCGTCCACGTTTTCCGCAGAACGGAGCAGCGTGCAAACCGCATTGGTTTTACCGCTGTGTGGTGCGACTGACAGAAGCACCCTGAGGTTTAGTGGGTTAGCGTCATTGCCCTATCTGGAGGCGGTCGAGGGTAACTAAACACAAGCCACGCATGCCGTCGAGTTGCTGCTACCCGTCGAGTTGCTGCTACCCACAGGCTGCTGCCAGTGTAATTTCGAGAGTTCCTGTAGGATGTGTGGTAGACCGTTTGGAGCATGCCATGACAGACAAGTCCCGGTGACAAGAGCTGTGCGCCAACATGTCTGACATGTCTTCATCGAACGCCCTCTGTTGAAGCAGAGTTCTAGTCGCCGGCCCGAATGGCTCCCAGCATGCTTCCGTTTGTCTCTATGTTCCTGAAGATGGCGCCATCTGTGTGAGGCCACTCGCATCGGCAGCAGTTCGCTCGGGCACCCGTGACTGTGATCGTATGTGTTCGTCAACGCAAGGCCCGCACGCTCATTCGCTGTTTTGAAATTGATTCTAACTGAAGCGCGCGTCCGGTCTACGTCGGTGCTCTGCTGGAGGAACAAGTAATTTCGTTGGTTAGTTGCACAAGTGAAGCATTACGCAAGCAGACGACATTGTCTTCAACTGCGGGCTTGCGCTCGGTGAACCCTCTGTCATCTATCTGAAGCTGTAATAAATTGCCAGGCCAGCACTTTAAACTTAAAATATCCGCTCGGGGTTTCTGGCGAACATCCTATGTGGGCCTAGTGCAGCTCTAGTCACATCGCTGCCTTGAAAGTCAGTGCACATGGCACAGCTCAGTCACGTCCAGTTGAAATTCGTGCTCACGACATTTCTACTGTGCAAGCATATGCGGCTCGACCATGTCATCGCTGCTATTGCATTCTCATATCAGCATGTTTC from Besnoitia besnoiti strain Bb-Ger1 chromosome XIII, whole genome shotgun sequence includes these protein-coding regions:
- a CDS encoding hypothetical protein (encoded by transcript BESB_031300): MKTSITPLPIVEDMVIFPCRSGEPRSLEDGPPLADGQPPVAVTESGADTQVFGEVCVRLFPQVKSDRDKCRLLAATLACVVMSTLCFCCLTAYVIWSCSYQSPFLGLRQHSTDGDSRVGPFSAVPLSQTNSSQTASFSAGAREVGNLYPGTVLPSDLVPLDTVPPPFVSIWDINAIPLFAVQNMGTLALRWGEVGQQNTTEIVLQVTGISRSTANPGSTDGPTDSTTTVLLSGGFSFVVGEETAALYDSSGNTVKSMTKVVRPDSPLQGEGGRELPEASDSPHRYLGVRRLEPKPGGLFGMPKQTGFAPAVLPNGPPPQPIGPPASFMDAYCRYGCGGMSVTFPYYYRPFFGYGYPLVGTEAMFPQGYGGYAAAPLLASQGGAPVITGASGPVLAGGVPAAVGAPGFGAANVVGGIRPVAVALPV